From a region of the Balaenoptera ricei isolate mBalRic1 chromosome 11, mBalRic1.hap2, whole genome shotgun sequence genome:
- the PTCRA gene encoding LOW QUALITY PROTEIN: pre T-cell antigen receptor alpha (The sequence of the model RefSeq protein was modified relative to this genomic sequence to represent the inferred CDS: substituted 1 base at 1 genomic stop codon): MPGTWLLLLLALGCPALPTEVTTLLRLAQQGVGSTPFPSLAPPITLLVDGKQQTLVVCLVLDVAPPDLESPIWFSAGNGSSLDAFTYGPSPAADGTWTSLAQLSLPSEELAAWETLVCHTGPGTGDHSQSTQPLQLSGEASSTRTCLWEPLRGTRGQALRLGALRLLLFKLLLLDVLLTCSRFRAPPAARGDPARAPRPGDPGLPATPLADHLLLPQPPPPGGSPAAPTDWIRRSDGWTTGRGLSLSTPPALQPRDGRWVHTRHPGRDPRSPVXEEGPLVLRAWRSGPALSIPASSLGAFLCGLPPPADPSFPGG, encoded by the exons ATGCCTGGGACTTGGCTGCTGCTTCTCCTGGCCCTCGGGTGTCCAGCCCTGCCCACAG aGGTAACCACTCTCCTGAGGCTGGCACAACAAG GTGTGGGCAGCacacccttcccctctctggcccCACCAATCACACTGCTGGTGGATGGGAAGCAGCAGACTCTGGTGGTTTGCCTGGTCCTCGACGTTGCACCCCCTGACCTTGAGAGTCCCATCTGGTTCTCAGCTGGGAATGGCAGCTCACTGGATGCCTTCACCTATGGCCCTTCCCCAGCAGCTGATGGCACCTGGACTAGCTTGGCTCAGCTTTCCCTGCCCTCTGAGGAACTGGCAGCCTGGGAGACCTTGGTCTGCCACACTGGGCCTGGGACTGGGGACCACAGCCAGAGCACACAGCCTCTACAGCTGTCAG GAGAGGCTTCCTCAACCAGGACCTGCCTCTGGGAGCCTCTCAGGG GGACCCGGGGCCAGGCGCTGCGGCTCGGGGCGCTGCGGCTGCTGCTCTTCaagctgctgctgttggatgtgCTTCTGACCTGCAGCCGCTTCCGCGCCCCGCCCGCCGCGCGGGGGGACCCGGCCCGGGCGCCTCGCCCTGGGGACCCCGGGCTCCCCGCGACCCCGCTGGCGGACCACCTTCTCCTCCCGCAGCCTCCGCCACCGGGAGGATCGCCCGCAGCCCCCACCGACTGGATTCGCCGCAGTGATGGGTGGACCACAGGCCGAGGGCTCAGCCTGTCCACCCCGCCGGCGCTGCAACCCCGGGACGGCCGCTGGGTTCACACCCGCCATCCGGGTCGGGATCCCAGGAGCCCTGTCTGAGAGGAGGGGCCGCTGGTGCTCAGGGCGTGGCGCTCGGGACCCGCCCTCAGTATTCCTGCCTCCAGCCTTGGAGCATTTCTCTGCGGTCTGCCTCCTCCAGCTGACCCGAGCTTCCCCGGGGGCTAG